In a genomic window of Methanosarcina horonobensis HB-1 = JCM 15518:
- the mtaA gene encoding methylcobamide:CoM methyltransferase MtaA, with protein MNEFTFNTRFKRALKGESLDMVPVCSVTQTGTVELMEMTGAYWPQANYDASKMAALALGGHEIAGFENVRCPFCTTVLAETLGCTVAEGSIDIQPYVTDFPCKKKKDVKNISVPDSLLESRRTSVVLDAVGILKEHVGEDVPVVAGLVGPAGLASMLAGMKNYLMWFVTNPEVVEELMGTLNEACIEYANGLLERGADAVTLIDSEAGPDIIAPQMFETSVFPLYRKFCREVTGLKILHMCGDATAVLDSLANVGFDGISIEEKVSVSFAKEIVGNRVRLIGNVSPSDTLLAKGPDEVMIEARACLEDGIDILAPGCGLAPHTPLENIKALFRARDEYCSL; from the coding sequence ATGAACGAATTTACTTTTAATACGAGATTTAAAAGGGCGCTGAAAGGCGAATCTCTTGATATGGTTCCTGTTTGTTCCGTGACCCAGACAGGCACTGTCGAACTTATGGAAATGACAGGAGCTTACTGGCCTCAGGCTAATTATGATGCCAGCAAAATGGCGGCACTTGCCCTGGGGGGACACGAGATTGCAGGATTTGAGAACGTGCGCTGTCCTTTCTGCACTACAGTGCTTGCCGAGACTCTTGGCTGTACGGTAGCTGAAGGCAGTATCGATATACAGCCGTATGTGACTGATTTTCCCTGCAAGAAAAAGAAAGATGTTAAGAATATTTCAGTCCCGGATTCTCTTCTTGAAAGCAGGCGGACCTCAGTAGTTCTGGATGCGGTCGGAATCCTGAAAGAACATGTAGGGGAAGACGTGCCTGTTGTTGCTGGGCTTGTTGGGCCCGCCGGACTTGCTTCCATGCTTGCTGGCATGAAAAATTACCTTATGTGGTTTGTCACAAATCCTGAGGTTGTTGAAGAGCTGATGGGAACTCTGAACGAAGCCTGTATCGAATACGCGAATGGCTTGCTGGAAAGAGGAGCAGACGCCGTGACCCTGATAGACTCTGAAGCCGGACCTGACATCATTGCTCCCCAGATGTTTGAGACCTCGGTTTTCCCGCTCTACAGGAAATTCTGCAGAGAGGTCACAGGCTTAAAAATTCTACATATGTGTGGAGATGCCACAGCCGTCCTTGACTCTCTGGCAAATGTCGGGTTTGATGGGATTAGCATTGAAGAGAAAGTGAGTGTCAGTTTTGCAAAGGAAATTGTAGGAAACCGGGTACGTCTGATAGGAAATGTTTCCCCTTCGGATACCCTGTTAGCAAAGGGTCCTGATGAGGTTATGATTGAAGCCAGGGCATGCCTTGAAGACGGGATCGATATACTTGCTCCGGGCTGCGGCCTTGCTCCGCATACTCCGCTCGAGAATATAAAAGCACTTTTCAGGGCAAGAGACGAGTATTGTTCACTGTAA